One Pelobates fuscus isolate aPelFus1 chromosome 8, aPelFus1.pri, whole genome shotgun sequence genomic window carries:
- the GDPD3 gene encoding lysophospholipase D GDPD3: MFPSLYYLVPVLGGYAVTSYYLLKNPHILHKKKRLPFYCRHISHRGGAGERIENTLEAFDNAVANQTHLLELDCQLTKDGQVVVSHDQNLNRQTGHDVNIRDVTYRELPLYKNTLEVTFFPGHVSSGSDQRMPLLEEVFQRYPDMPINVEIKEDNNELIKKVSDLVRRYHRTNMTIWASMSDRIMKKCQAENPDMPIMFTPRRGLILLLLYYTGLLPFVPLRESVVETYMPSLINRTYFPHNRLMSNPFLVSLQDKLFMQKGLFQHLKDRGIQVYLWVLNQDSDYQRALDYGVTGIMTDFPSKLKAFLQRYEEEQRTRGGMQHDVTGDGVQRNRH; this comes from the exons ATGTTTCCTTCATTGTACTACCTGGTCCCAGTATTGGGGGGCTATGCTGTCACCTCATATTatctgctgaaaaacccccataTCCTGCACAAGAAAAAGAGGCTTCCCTTCTACTGCCGACACATTTCTCACCGTGGGG GAGCTGGGGAGAGAATTGAAAATACTCTGGAAGCCTTTGACAA CGCTGTGGCCAATCAGACTCACCTCCTGGAGTTAGACTGTCAGCTGACCAAGGATGGCCAGGTCGTGGTGTCACATGACCAGAACTTAAACAGACAGACTGGACATGATGTCAACATCCGTGATGTCACATATCGG GAGCTGCCTCTGTACAAAAATACCTTGGAGGTCACCTTCTTTCCAG GTCATGTCTCGTCCGGCAGTGACCAACGGATGCCCCTCCTGGAGGAAGTGTTCCAGAGATATCCAGATATGCCGATCAATGTGGAGATCAAGGAGGATAACAATGAGCTTATTAAAAAG GTGTCTGACTTGGTCAGACGGTACCACCGCACGAACATGACAATCTGGGCCAGTATGAGCGACCGCATTATGAAGAAATGCCAGGCTGAG aATCCAGACATGCCAATCATGTTCACACCGCGCAGGGGGCTGATCCTACTGCTTCTCTACTACACCGGCCTGCTCCCTTTCGTGCCTCTACGAGAGTCTGTTGTGGAAACCTATATGCCGTCTCTTATAAACAG GACCTATTTCCCTCACAACCGGCTAATGAGCAATCCTTTTCTGGTTTCGCTACAAGATAA GCTTTTTATGCAAAAAGGTTTATTCCAGCATCTAAAAGACAGAGGGATCCAG GTTTACCTCTGGGTTCTGAATCAGGACTCTGATTATCAGAGAGCTTTAGACTATGGGGTAACAGGGATCATGACTGATTTCCCCTCCAAATTAAAAGCTTTCCTGCAGCGATATGAGGAGGAGCAGAGAACGAGAGGGGGGATGCAGCATGATGTTACAGGAGATGGAGTGCAGAGAAACAGACACTAA